The Streptomyces sp. Je 1-332 genome has a window encoding:
- the gatB gene encoding Asp-tRNA(Asn)/Glu-tRNA(Gln) amidotransferase subunit GatB — protein sequence MTVTTDLVSYEDALATYDPVMGLEVHVELGTKTKMFCGCSTELKQDANSQTCPTCLGLPGALPVVNEIGVESAIKIGLALNCEIAEWCRFARKNYFYPDMPKNFQTSQYDEPIAFNGYLDVQLEDGEVFRVEIERAHMEEDTGKSTHVGGATGRIHGASHSLLDYNRAGIPLIEIVTKPIEGAGERAPEVAKAYVAELREVIKALDVSEARMDKGQMRCDVNLSLRPHGREEFGTRSETKNVNSLRSVERAARFEIQRHAAVLNDGGTIVQETRHFHEEDGSTTSGRIKDNAEDYRYFPEPDLVPVAPARAWVEELRSGLPEMPRVRRNRLREEWGVSEHDMQSILNAGAVDPIVATIEAGADSAAARKWWMGELSRNANETGRALDELPVTPAQVARVAELVTKGDLNDKLARQVFEGVLAGEGTPDEVVEKRGLKVVSDEGALSTAVEEAIAGNPGVADKIRSGKVAAAGALVGAVMKATRGQADAARVKELILEKLGVEG from the coding sequence GTGACTGTCACGACTGACCTGGTGTCGTACGAGGATGCCCTCGCGACGTACGACCCCGTCATGGGCCTTGAGGTCCATGTCGAGCTGGGCACCAAGACCAAGATGTTCTGCGGCTGCTCCACCGAGCTCAAGCAGGACGCCAACAGCCAGACCTGCCCGACCTGTCTCGGCCTTCCCGGCGCGCTGCCGGTGGTCAACGAGATCGGCGTCGAGTCCGCCATCAAGATCGGTCTCGCGCTGAACTGCGAGATCGCCGAGTGGTGCCGCTTCGCCCGGAAGAACTACTTCTATCCGGACATGCCGAAGAACTTCCAGACCTCCCAGTACGACGAGCCGATCGCCTTCAACGGCTATCTGGACGTCCAGCTGGAGGACGGCGAGGTCTTCCGCGTGGAGATCGAGCGCGCCCACATGGAGGAGGACACCGGCAAGTCCACGCACGTCGGTGGCGCGACGGGCCGTATCCACGGCGCCTCGCACTCGCTCCTGGACTACAACCGCGCCGGCATCCCGCTCATCGAGATCGTCACCAAGCCGATCGAGGGTGCGGGCGAGCGGGCTCCCGAGGTCGCCAAGGCGTACGTCGCGGAGCTGCGCGAGGTCATCAAGGCCCTTGACGTGTCCGAGGCCCGGATGGACAAGGGCCAGATGCGCTGCGACGTGAACCTCTCCCTGCGGCCGCACGGCCGTGAGGAGTTCGGTACGCGCTCGGAGACGAAGAACGTCAACTCGCTCCGTTCCGTGGAGCGTGCGGCGCGCTTCGAGATCCAGCGGCACGCGGCCGTCCTGAACGACGGCGGCACGATCGTCCAGGAGACCCGTCACTTCCACGAGGAGGACGGCTCCACGACGTCGGGCCGCATCAAGGACAACGCCGAGGACTACCGGTACTTCCCGGAGCCCGACCTCGTCCCGGTGGCCCCGGCCCGCGCATGGGTCGAGGAACTGCGTTCCGGTCTCCCGGAGATGCCGCGCGTGCGCCGCAACCGCCTCCGCGAGGAGTGGGGTGTCTCGGAGCACGACATGCAGTCGATCCTGAACGCCGGTGCGGTCGACCCCATCGTCGCCACGATCGAGGCGGGCGCCGACTCGGCGGCCGCGCGCAAGTGGTGGATGGGCGAGCTGTCCCGTAACGCCAACGAGACGGGCCGGGCGCTCGACGAGCTGCCGGTCACCCCGGCGCAGGTCGCCAGGGTCGCCGAGCTGGTCACCAAGGGCGACCTGAACGACAAGCTGGCGCGCCAGGTCTTCGAGGGAGTCCTCGCGGGCGAGGGCACGCCGGACGAGGTCGTCGAGAAGCGCGGCCTGAAGGTCGTCTCGGACGAGGGCGCGCTGTCCACTGCCGTGGAGGAAGCGATCGCCGGTAACCCCGGGGTCGCGGACAAGATCCGCAGCGGCAAGGTCGCCGCGGCCGGCGCGCTGGTCGGGGCGGTCATGAAGGCCACCCGGGGTCAGGCGGACGCGGCCCGCGTCAAGGAACTGATCCTGGAGAAGCTGGGCGTGGAGGGCTGA
- a CDS encoding SLC13 family permease, giving the protein MNTVTAEILSVGLLLAVLAFAVIRPKQWPEAAAALPAAGIVVGLGAVSPEHALAEVESLLPVVGFLAAVLVLAQLCADDGLFAAAGDLVARLCGGRTRALLGGVFGVAAAITAVLSLDATVVLLTPVVFATAARVGARPRPHVYATAHLANSASLLLPVSNLTNLLALTASGLTFTRFAFLMALPWLVAIGIEYLAFRRYFAADLDAGAEEAKEVEPTPVPVFTLVVLGLTLAGFVGTSLAGAEPLWAALAGAVVLAVRALLRRRTSPTALVRSASPLFCLFVLALGIVVKAVVDNGLGSGIEWLLPDGASLPALLAIAGLAAVLANLINNLPAILALLPAVAPAGPGPVLAALIGVNIGPNLTYVGSLATLLWRRILHDHGTDAELGTFTRLGVLTVPLTLAASTVALWAGLLIGA; this is encoded by the coding sequence CTGAACACCGTCACCGCCGAGATCCTCTCCGTCGGCCTGCTGCTCGCCGTGCTCGCGTTCGCCGTCATACGGCCCAAGCAGTGGCCCGAGGCCGCCGCCGCGCTGCCCGCCGCCGGGATCGTCGTGGGGCTCGGGGCCGTTTCGCCTGAGCACGCGCTCGCCGAGGTCGAGAGTCTGCTGCCCGTGGTGGGGTTTCTGGCTGCCGTGCTCGTGCTCGCGCAACTCTGCGCCGACGACGGGCTGTTCGCCGCCGCCGGGGATCTCGTCGCCCGGCTCTGCGGTGGGCGGACCCGGGCGCTGCTCGGCGGGGTCTTCGGGGTGGCCGCGGCGATCACCGCCGTGCTCAGCCTCGACGCCACCGTCGTCCTGCTCACGCCGGTCGTCTTCGCCACCGCCGCCCGCGTCGGCGCGAGGCCACGCCCGCACGTCTACGCCACCGCCCACCTGGCCAACTCGGCCTCGCTCCTGCTGCCCGTCTCCAACCTCACCAACCTCCTCGCCCTCACCGCCAGTGGGCTCACCTTCACCCGGTTCGCGTTCCTGATGGCGTTGCCCTGGCTGGTCGCCATCGGGATCGAATACCTCGCCTTCCGGCGGTACTTCGCCGCCGATCTGGACGCCGGCGCCGAGGAGGCCAAGGAGGTCGAACCGACCCCCGTACCGGTCTTCACACTCGTCGTCCTCGGTCTCACGCTCGCCGGGTTCGTCGGCACCTCGCTGGCCGGAGCGGAACCCCTGTGGGCCGCTCTCGCCGGAGCCGTCGTCCTCGCGGTCCGTGCGCTGCTGCGACGACGGACGAGCCCCACCGCTCTCGTCCGTTCCGCGAGCCCGCTGTTCTGCCTGTTCGTGCTCGCCCTCGGCATCGTCGTCAAGGCGGTGGTCGACAACGGCCTCGGCTCCGGCATCGAATGGCTCCTGCCGGACGGCGCCTCGCTGCCCGCGCTGCTCGCGATCGCGGGCCTCGCCGCCGTGCTCGCCAACCTCATCAACAACCTGCCGGCGATCCTCGCTCTCCTGCCCGCCGTCGCGCCCGCCGGGCCCGGCCCCGTCCTCGCCGCCCTGATCGGCGTCAACATCGGCCCGAACCTGACCTACGTCGGCTCGCTCGCCACCCTGCTGTGGCGCCGCATCCTGCACGACCACGGAACGGACGCCGAGTTGGGGACCTTCACCCGCCTCGGCGTGCTGACCGTGCCCCTCACGCTGGCGGCGTCCACCGTCGCGCTGTGGGCGGGGCTGCTGATCGGCGCCTGA
- a CDS encoding phosphocholine-specific phospholipase C, whose product MSPEISRRRLMAVGGGALGAAAVGSFLPPSLQQALAQDRHKPGGGGLDSIEHVVILMQENRSFDHYFGALRGVRGFGDRNAIRLPGGKSVFEQPGVLRTVMPFPVREAAAAQKKDLQYIGALDHSWSGGFKAWHDGWNDGWITAKTAATMAYYTRDDIPLHYELADTFTVCDAYHSSIHTSTSPNRNHLWSGKTGYETSGKRAVENDAYAEGTHPGYDWGTYAERLEKAGVSWQTYTEWENFTDNQIEFFTTFKAIARKVLAKTGLTFMEAFYAKVRDAKDEAERAKLLATLEEGVATLTRVERSLFERGLRRVPTGKLAEEFAKDVAGGKLAKVSYLVPSAVDSEHPSVSSPIHSATIVYKVLDALASHPEVWRRTAVFINYDENDGFFDHVPPPVPGGESAEEKEERWEGKPTGLGVRVPMLVVSPWTVGGYVCSEVFDHTSVVRFLEKWTGIKEPNISAWRRKVTGDLTGAFDFRRGHRQPEVEQPGAIPEFSGRWSPQPPLKQSMPVQEPGTRRARPLPYQPDAYVKPGESGALSVRLRNGGPSSAHFALYPYAGEFAAPQHQDVVRQGSWTVPVPEDAYDFTITGPNGFRREFAGGKGGGAQLASAITRRELHVTLANRGRKELVFTVQPLGYVDEDDVRKRTRIVRVKAGSSRTMAWRTDDEHGWYDVEVTAVGEPAFRRRLMGHIEDGRASVSG is encoded by the coding sequence GTGTCCCCGGAGATTTCCCGCAGGCGACTGATGGCGGTCGGCGGTGGCGCGCTCGGCGCCGCCGCCGTCGGATCGTTCCTGCCGCCGTCGTTGCAGCAGGCACTGGCACAGGACCGGCACAAACCCGGCGGTGGCGGGCTCGACTCGATCGAGCACGTCGTCATCCTGATGCAGGAGAACAGGTCCTTCGACCACTACTTCGGCGCCCTGCGCGGTGTACGCGGCTTCGGTGACCGCAACGCCATCCGGCTCCCGGGCGGGAAGTCCGTGTTCGAACAGCCGGGCGTACTGCGCACCGTCATGCCCTTCCCGGTCCGCGAGGCCGCGGCCGCGCAGAAGAAGGACCTGCAGTACATCGGCGCCCTCGACCACTCCTGGAGCGGCGGCTTCAAGGCCTGGCACGACGGCTGGAACGACGGCTGGATCACCGCCAAGACCGCCGCGACCATGGCGTACTACACGCGCGACGACATCCCGCTGCACTACGAACTCGCCGACACCTTCACCGTCTGCGACGCCTACCACTCCTCCATCCACACCTCCACGAGCCCCAACCGCAACCACCTGTGGAGCGGAAAGACGGGTTACGAGACGAGCGGCAAGCGGGCCGTCGAGAACGACGCCTACGCCGAGGGCACGCACCCCGGATACGACTGGGGGACCTACGCCGAGCGCCTGGAGAAGGCGGGCGTGAGCTGGCAGACGTACACGGAGTGGGAGAACTTCACCGACAACCAGATCGAGTTCTTCACCACCTTCAAGGCCATCGCCCGCAAGGTCCTCGCCAAGACCGGCCTCACCTTCATGGAGGCCTTCTACGCCAAGGTGCGCGACGCCAAGGACGAGGCCGAGCGCGCGAAGCTGCTCGCCACGCTGGAGGAGGGCGTCGCGACCCTCACCAGGGTGGAGAGGTCGCTCTTCGAGCGCGGCCTGCGGCGCGTGCCCACCGGCAAGCTCGCCGAGGAGTTCGCCAAGGACGTCGCGGGCGGCAAGCTGGCCAAGGTCAGCTATCTGGTGCCGTCCGCCGTGGACTCCGAGCACCCCAGCGTCTCCTCGCCGATCCACAGCGCGACCATCGTCTACAAGGTCCTGGACGCCCTCGCCTCGCACCCCGAGGTCTGGCGGCGCACCGCCGTCTTCATCAACTACGACGAGAACGACGGCTTCTTCGACCACGTCCCGCCGCCCGTGCCCGGTGGCGAATCCGCCGAGGAGAAGGAGGAGCGCTGGGAGGGGAAGCCGACCGGCCTCGGCGTGCGCGTCCCCATGCTCGTCGTCTCGCCCTGGACCGTCGGCGGCTACGTCTGCTCCGAAGTCTTCGACCACACCTCCGTCGTGCGCTTCCTGGAGAAGTGGACCGGCATCAAGGAACCCAACATCAGCGCCTGGCGCCGCAAGGTGACCGGCGACCTCACCGGCGCCTTCGACTTCCGGCGCGGCCACCGGCAGCCCGAGGTGGAACAGCCCGGCGCCATCCCGGAGTTCAGCGGCCGCTGGTCCCCGCAGCCGCCCCTGAAGCAGTCCATGCCGGTGCAGGAGCCGGGCACGCGCCGCGCCCGCCCGCTGCCCTACCAGCCCGACGCGTACGTGAAGCCGGGCGAGAGCGGTGCTCTCTCGGTGCGGCTGCGCAACGGCGGGCCCTCCAGCGCGCACTTCGCGCTCTACCCGTACGCCGGTGAGTTCGCGGCCCCGCAGCACCAGGACGTCGTGCGCCAGGGCTCCTGGACCGTGCCGGTGCCCGAGGACGCGTACGACTTCACGATCACGGGGCCGAACGGTTTCCGGCGCGAGTTCGCGGGCGGCAAGGGCGGCGGCGCGCAGCTGGCCTCCGCGATCACCCGCCGCGAGCTCCACGTGACCCTGGCCAACCGGGGGCGCAAGGAGCTCGTCTTCACGGTCCAGCCGCTCGGCTACGTGGACGAGGACGACGTCAGGAAGCGGACGCGGATCGTCCGGGTGAAGGCGGGCAGCAGTCGCACGATGGCCTGGCGGACGGACGACGAGCATGGTTGGTACGACGTCGAGGTCACGGCCGTGGGTGAGCCCGCCTTCCGGCGGCGCCTGATGGGGCACATAGAGGACGGACGCGCGAGCGTATCGGGCTGA
- a CDS encoding MMPL family transporter, with amino-acid sequence MAALARWCVNHRLLAVLLWIVALSGAASAAAVAGSAYSNDYEVPGTESGRASQLLNEGFEGLGGDSNTVVWKTEAGTTVRAADVEQTMTDALDRIEDMPAVASVSSPYEGRGAAQISDDGRIAYANVTFHEQADAVDKADAQALVDTAKAADSDSLDVELGGSAVGLTESKSAQTAEIVGVAVAAVVLFLAFGSLAASILPIATALVSVGTAYAGIVLLGHVMTVADFAPMLGTLIGLGVGIDYALFIVTRHRKGLKQGLPVAVAAERAVATTGRAVVFAGATVCIALLGMLILRLSFLNGVAIAGSLTVLLTVAASVTLLPALLSWIGPRALSRRERRALAEHGPAPELPTGLAARWSAFVERHPKLLGGVAVAVMALLALPTLSLHLGTSDQGNNPASTTTRQAYDLLADGFGPGVNGPLTLVTDVAGAGDRLALTNLVPTLESTEGVASVSPVTYDADGTVAHITVVPNSSPQSERTSDLVDRLRDDVLPRAEADTSLGLEVGGVTASYDDFAEIIVGKLPLFVGVVIGLGCVLLLLAFRSIGIPLKAAAMNVAAVASAFGVVVAIFQWGWGSELLGLGSAGPIEPFLPVIMVSVLFGLSMDYQVFLVSRMYEEWLETGDNRRAVRVGLAETSRVINSAAVIMISVFLAFVLSGDRVIAMFGIGLAAAVALDAFVLRTLLVPALMHMLGGANWWLPRGLDRLLPRISIEPPECRSNTSVVSARIRGQRDARDAPGVVPDGSKEQDVRDIAGRGR; translated from the coding sequence GTGGCAGCACTCGCACGGTGGTGTGTGAACCACCGTCTCCTCGCAGTTCTGCTCTGGATCGTCGCCCTCTCGGGGGCCGCGAGCGCCGCGGCCGTCGCAGGATCCGCGTACTCGAACGACTACGAGGTGCCGGGCACCGAGTCCGGCCGTGCGAGCCAGCTCCTGAACGAGGGATTCGAAGGCCTCGGCGGTGACAGCAACACCGTGGTCTGGAAGACCGAAGCGGGCACCACCGTGCGGGCGGCCGACGTCGAGCAGACGATGACCGACGCCCTCGACAGGATCGAGGACATGCCGGCGGTGGCCTCCGTCAGCAGCCCGTACGAGGGGCGCGGCGCCGCACAGATCAGCGACGACGGGCGCATCGCGTACGCGAACGTCACCTTCCACGAGCAGGCCGACGCCGTGGACAAGGCGGACGCCCAGGCCCTCGTCGACACCGCGAAGGCCGCCGATTCGGACAGCCTGGACGTCGAGCTCGGCGGCAGCGCCGTCGGCCTCACCGAGTCCAAGAGCGCGCAGACCGCCGAGATCGTCGGGGTCGCCGTCGCCGCCGTCGTGCTCTTCCTCGCCTTCGGCTCGCTCGCCGCCTCGATCCTGCCCATCGCCACCGCGCTGGTGTCGGTCGGCACGGCGTACGCGGGCATCGTGCTGCTCGGGCACGTCATGACCGTCGCGGACTTCGCCCCGATGCTGGGCACCCTGATCGGGCTCGGCGTCGGCATCGACTACGCGCTGTTCATCGTGACCAGACATCGCAAGGGCCTCAAGCAGGGCCTGCCCGTGGCCGTCGCCGCCGAGCGCGCGGTCGCCACCACCGGGCGCGCGGTCGTCTTCGCGGGCGCCACCGTGTGCATCGCGCTGCTCGGCATGCTCATCCTGCGGCTCAGCTTCCTCAACGGGGTCGCGATCGCGGGCTCGCTGACCGTGCTCCTCACCGTCGCCGCTTCGGTGACCCTGCTCCCGGCGCTCCTGTCCTGGATCGGACCGCGCGCGCTCAGCCGCCGGGAACGGCGAGCCCTCGCCGAGCACGGCCCGGCCCCGGAGCTGCCCACCGGGCTCGCCGCCCGCTGGTCAGCGTTCGTGGAGCGGCACCCGAAGCTGCTCGGCGGTGTCGCCGTCGCCGTGATGGCGCTGCTCGCCCTGCCCACGCTCTCCCTGCACCTCGGCACGTCCGACCAGGGCAACAACCCGGCGTCGACCACCACCCGACAGGCCTACGACCTGCTCGCCGACGGCTTCGGCCCCGGCGTGAACGGCCCCCTCACCCTCGTCACGGACGTCGCGGGAGCGGGCGACCGGCTCGCCCTGACCAACCTCGTCCCCACGCTGGAATCGACCGAGGGCGTCGCCTCCGTCAGCCCCGTCACGTACGACGCCGACGGCACGGTCGCCCACATCACCGTCGTACCCAACTCCTCTCCGCAGTCCGAGCGGACCAGCGATCTCGTCGACCGGCTGCGCGACGACGTGCTGCCCAGGGCCGAGGCCGACACCTCGCTCGGCCTGGAGGTGGGCGGTGTCACGGCGAGCTACGACGACTTCGCGGAGATCATCGTCGGCAAGCTGCCGCTCTTCGTCGGCGTGGTCATCGGCCTCGGCTGTGTCCTGCTGCTTCTCGCCTTCCGGTCCATCGGCATCCCCCTGAAGGCCGCCGCGATGAACGTGGCGGCGGTGGCGTCCGCCTTCGGGGTCGTCGTCGCGATCTTCCAGTGGGGCTGGGGGAGCGAGCTGCTCGGCCTCGGCTCGGCAGGACCGATCGAACCCTTCCTGCCCGTGATCATGGTGTCCGTCCTCTTCGGGCTCTCGATGGACTACCAGGTCTTCCTGGTCAGCCGGATGTACGAGGAGTGGCTGGAGACCGGCGACAACCGGCGGGCCGTCCGCGTGGGCCTCGCCGAGACGAGCCGCGTGATCAACTCCGCGGCCGTGATCATGATTTCGGTCTTCCTCGCCTTCGTCCTGAGCGGCGACCGGGTCATCGCGATGTTCGGCATCGGCCTCGCCGCCGCGGTCGCGCTCGACGCGTTCGTCCTGCGCACGCTCCTCGTGCCGGCCCTGATGCACATGCTGGGCGGCGCCAACTGGTGGCTGCCGCGGGGCCTGGACCGCCTGCTACCGCGCATCAGCATCGAGCCGCCGGAATGTCGCTCGAATACGTCTGTCGTGAGTGCGAGGATCCGGGGGCAACGGGACGCGCGGGACGCCCCGGGCGTGGTGCCGGACGGATCGAAGGAGCAGGATGTTCGCGATATCGCTGGGCGAGGGCGCTGA
- a CDS encoding GNAT family protein — MFAISLGEGAELRPIEPWQAQEFLTHIERAREYTGPWVPLTVRVKDLDSARELLQTFADKQAADTGRLYGIWLDGTLVGGVLFRIFDTAMESCEVGVWLEPSAAGRGLITRASRVLIDWAVDERGMHRVEWMVSTANDRSKAVAQRLGMTKDGVLRECFPWQGVRHDMEVWSVLAPEWRKAREAAKAGVSAR; from the coding sequence ATGTTCGCGATATCGCTGGGCGAGGGCGCTGAGCTGCGGCCCATCGAGCCCTGGCAGGCGCAGGAGTTCCTCACGCACATCGAGCGTGCGCGGGAGTACACGGGGCCGTGGGTGCCCCTGACCGTGCGGGTGAAGGACCTCGATTCGGCGCGGGAGCTGCTCCAGACGTTCGCCGACAAGCAGGCCGCCGACACGGGCCGCCTGTACGGCATCTGGCTGGACGGCACGCTCGTCGGCGGAGTGCTCTTCCGGATCTTCGACACGGCCATGGAGAGCTGCGAGGTCGGCGTCTGGCTGGAGCCTTCGGCCGCGGGGCGTGGCCTGATCACCAGGGCGAGCCGGGTCCTCATCGACTGGGCGGTGGACGAGCGCGGCATGCACCGCGTGGAGTGGATGGTCTCCACGGCGAACGACCGCAGCAAGGCGGTGGCCCAGCGGCTCGGGATGACCAAGGACGGGGTGCTGCGGGAGTGCTTTCCCTGGCAGGGGGTGCGGCACGACATGGAGGTGTGGTCGGTGCTCGCGCCGGAGTGGCGAAAGGCCCGCGAGGCCGCGAAAGCCGGGGTTTCGGCTCGTTAA